The following coding sequences are from one Peromyscus eremicus chromosome X, PerEre_H2_v1, whole genome shotgun sequence window:
- the Tceal3 gene encoding transcription elongation factor A protein-like 3, giving the protein MEELRGENEGKLEKEGKPEDEVESEDEEKSDGEEKPDKKAKPARQGKLGEGAKPEEQGQPQDEGKSEKQGKSEGEGKRQGEGKQDSQAKPGSEARAAEKRPAEDYVPRKAKRKTDRGTDDSPKNSQEDLQDRHVSSEEMMRECADMTRAQEELRKRQKVGGFHWMPRDAQDALVPRGQRGVRGVRGGGRGQRGLHDIPYL; this is encoded by the coding sequence ATGGAAGAACTCCGCGGTGAAAACGAAGGGAAGCTGGAAAAGGAGGGAAAGCCAGAAGATGAAGTAGAGTCTGAAGATGAAGAAAAGTCAGACGGGGAAGAGAAGCCAGACAAGAAAGCGAAGCCAGCACGCCAGGGGAAGCTAGGGGAGGGGGCAAAGCCAGAGGAGCAGGGACAACCACAAGATGAGGGCAAGTCAGAAAAGCAGGGAAAGTCTGAAGGGGAGGGCAAGCGCCAAGGGGAGGGCAAGCAGGATTcccaggcaaagccaggcagcgAGGCGCGAGCCGCAGAAAAGCGCCCTGCTGAAGATTATGTGCCCCGGAAAGCAAAACGAAAAACAGACAGGGGGACAGACGATTCTCCCAAGAACTCCCAGGAGGACTTACAGGACAGGCATGTAAGCAGTGAGGAGATGATGAGGGAGTGCGCAGATATGACAAGGGCGCAGGAAGAgctgaggaagaggcagaaagtggGAGGTTTTCACTGGATGCCCAGAGATGCACAGGATGCGCTGGTCCCCAGGGGCCAGCGGGGAGTCAGGGGAGTGAGGGGCGGAGGCAGGGGTCAGAGGGGCCTACACGACATCCCATACCTTTAA